In a single window of the Pseudomonas sp. B21-015 genome:
- a CDS encoding sensor histidine kinase, whose protein sequence is MKCDSTLYRAAPPSLAVKPRLIRHLFLPPLIIALMIGLGYIGFWVSEHYGIRGLSENGQRQLELHARAVESEISKYTYLPSLLELESSVSKLLAAPSPEHRQTVNEYLEGLNRRSRSRAIYVMDTTGRVLATSNWRDVDSYLGEDLSFRAYFQNAVRGQPGRFYGIGSTSGEPGYYLAHGLEEHGKIIGVAVVKVRLEAMEERWQRARLEAFVSDENGIIILSSDPARRLKSVLPLSDDTKERLARSLQYYWYPLNELQPLARERLAEGEEKLTFPANSELVSDEENISYLSQTRPLSDTPWNFTLLTPLQDLRREAINQGILVAVAFALVAFLLIAWNERRKVIATRLAAREALQEANNQLERRITERTTDLRASNERLKGQIRERRQAEETLRRAQDELVQAGKLAAIGQMSTSIAHELNQPLAALRTLSGNTVRFLERGQLDVASTNLKTINELIDRMGRITASLRSFARRGDDKGQASLGKAVDAALQLLGSRMESAHLQLQRDFADVQVQIDQTRLEQILVNLIGNALDAMQSQPQPALWLEGEEFDGKYRLRVRDNGHGIDAEARKHLFEPFFTTKPGEQGLGLGLTLSASLAAATGGHLGVEHPASGGTTFVLSLPLVSPTPAEPI, encoded by the coding sequence ATGAAATGCGACTCCACTCTCTATCGCGCCGCGCCGCCATCACTCGCCGTGAAACCCCGTTTGATTCGCCATCTGTTCCTGCCGCCGCTGATCATCGCGCTGATGATCGGATTGGGTTATATCGGCTTCTGGGTCAGTGAACACTACGGTATTCGCGGTCTCAGCGAGAACGGCCAGCGTCAGCTGGAACTGCACGCCCGCGCCGTCGAGAGCGAAATCAGCAAGTACACCTACCTGCCCAGCCTGCTGGAACTCGAATCGAGTGTTTCCAAGCTGTTGGCCGCCCCGTCGCCGGAACACCGGCAGACGGTCAACGAATACCTTGAAGGTCTGAACCGGCGCAGCCGCAGTCGGGCCATTTATGTGATGGACACCACCGGTCGTGTACTGGCCACCAGCAACTGGCGCGATGTCGACAGTTATCTCGGTGAAGACCTGTCCTTCCGCGCCTATTTCCAGAACGCCGTACGCGGTCAGCCGGGGCGTTTCTACGGCATCGGCAGCACCAGCGGCGAACCCGGCTATTACCTGGCTCACGGCCTGGAAGAGCACGGCAAGATCATCGGCGTCGCGGTGGTCAAGGTGCGCCTCGAAGCCATGGAAGAACGCTGGCAACGGGCGCGCCTGGAAGCCTTCGTCAGCGACGAGAACGGCATCATCATTCTCTCCAGCGATCCGGCGCGGCGGCTCAAGTCGGTGCTGCCGTTGAGCGACGACACCAAGGAACGCCTGGCCCGCAGCCTCCAGTACTACTGGTACCCGCTGAACGAACTGCAACCGCTGGCGCGTGAGCGACTGGCCGAAGGTGAGGAAAAACTGACCTTTCCCGCCAACAGCGAACTGGTGTCCGATGAAGAGAACATCAGCTACCTGTCGCAAACCCGACCGCTGAGCGATACGCCATGGAACTTCACCCTGCTCACGCCCCTGCAAGACCTGCGGCGTGAAGCGATCAATCAGGGAATTCTGGTGGCGGTGGCGTTTGCCCTGGTGGCGTTTCTGCTGATCGCCTGGAACGAGCGGCGCAAGGTGATCGCCACCCGCCTCGCGGCGCGGGAAGCCCTGCAGGAAGCCAACAATCAACTGGAGCGTCGGATTACCGAACGCACCACCGACCTGCGCGCCAGCAACGAACGGCTCAAGGGTCAGATTCGTGAACGCAGGCAGGCAGAAGAAACCTTGCGCCGCGCCCAGGATGAACTGGTCCAGGCCGGAAAACTGGCCGCCATCGGCCAGATGTCCACCAGCATCGCTCACGAATTGAACCAGCCGCTGGCGGCATTGCGGACCTTGTCCGGCAACACCGTGCGCTTTCTGGAGCGCGGTCAGCTGGATGTCGCCAGCACCAACCTCAAGACCATCAATGAGCTGATCGACCGCATGGGCCGGATCACCGCCAGCCTGCGTTCCTTCGCCCGGCGCGGCGACGACAAGGGCCAGGCCAGCCTCGGCAAAGCCGTGGACGCCGCCCTGCAACTGCTGGGCAGTCGAATGGAAAGCGCGCATCTGCAATTGCAACGCGATTTCGCCGACGTGCAGGTGCAGATCGACCAGACCCGTCTGGAGCAGATTCTGGTCAACCTGATCGGCAATGCGCTCGACGCCATGCAATCGCAGCCCCAACCAGCGCTGTGGCTTGAAGGCGAGGAATTCGACGGCAAGTATCGTCTGCGGGTGCGCGACAACGGCCATGGCATCGATGCCGAAGCGCGCAAGCATCTGTTCGAACCGTTCTTCACCACCAAGCCCGGTGAACAGGGCCTGGGCCTCGGCCTGACCCTTTCAGCGAGCCTGGCCGCCGCCACCGGCGGGCATCTGGGTGTCGAACACCCGGCCAGCGGTGGT